One window of Streptococcus suis genomic DNA carries:
- a CDS encoding acetyl-CoA C-acetyltransferase: protein MNKVAIVSAYRSAIGSFGGSLKDIEIADLGSQVLKQALEKKNIPAESIDEVIFGNVLSAGQGQNIARQVAVKAGLPQETSAYSVNKVCGSGLKSVLLAAQSIMLGDNDVVVAGGIEIMSQAPYLSKHSRFGAKFGHLELEDSMLTDGLTDAFEGYHMGITAENVAERYQVTREEQDAFAFASQEKAAQAIAQGTFVDEIVPISLQTRKGEVIFDTDEYPRLTPLDKLATLRPSFKKDGTVTAANASGINDGCAVLVLMSEEKAKELNVQPLAFIEAYATSGLDPAYMGLGPIPASQKALQKLGKTVDDIDLFEINEAFAAQSIPVVKELGIPADKVNVNGGAIALGHPIGASGSRILVTLIHELEKRNGKLGLCSLCIGGGQGISLIISKATTR from the coding sequence ATGAATAAAGTAGCTATCGTGTCTGCCTACCGCTCTGCCATTGGCAGTTTCGGAGGTAGTCTAAAAGATATAGAAATCGCCGACTTGGGATCCCAGGTTCTCAAGCAGGCGCTAGAGAAAAAGAATATCCCAGCGGAGAGCATTGACGAGGTCATCTTTGGCAATGTCCTTTCTGCTGGTCAGGGGCAAAATATTGCCCGCCAAGTTGCTGTCAAAGCAGGACTTCCGCAAGAAACTTCTGCTTATTCGGTTAATAAGGTCTGCGGTTCCGGTCTCAAATCCGTCTTGCTCGCAGCCCAGTCTATCATGCTGGGCGACAATGACGTCGTCGTTGCAGGTGGTATTGAAATCATGAGCCAAGCCCCCTACCTGTCAAAGCACAGCCGATTCGGTGCTAAATTCGGACACTTGGAATTAGAAGATTCTATGCTGACTGACGGTCTGACGGATGCTTTTGAGGGCTACCACATGGGCATTACCGCTGAAAATGTTGCAGAGCGGTATCAGGTCACTCGTGAAGAACAGGACGCCTTCGCCTTTGCCAGCCAAGAAAAAGCTGCTCAGGCTATTGCCCAAGGCACATTCGTAGATGAAATTGTCCCAATTAGCCTACAAACCCGCAAGGGAGAAGTCATATTTGACACAGATGAATACCCACGATTGACCCCACTTGATAAATTAGCAACACTCCGCCCTTCTTTCAAAAAAGATGGTACGGTGACTGCAGCCAATGCCTCAGGTATCAATGACGGCTGTGCAGTTCTCGTTCTCATGTCAGAAGAGAAGGCTAAGGAGTTGAATGTCCAGCCTCTAGCCTTCATCGAGGCCTATGCGACTAGCGGATTGGACCCAGCCTACATGGGCTTGGGACCAATTCCAGCTAGCCAGAAAGCTCTACAAAAACTCGGAAAAACAGTGGACGACATTGATTTGTTTGAAATCAATGAGGCCTTCGCTGCCCAGTCCATTCCTGTTGTCAAGGAATTGGGCATCCCAGCAGATAAGGTCAACGTCAACGGAGGTGCAATCGCACTCGGACACCCTATCGGTGCCAGCGGTAGCCGCATCCTGGTGACGCTGATCCACGAACTAGAAAAACGCAATGGAAAACTAGGCCTCTGCTCACTCTGTATCGGAGGCGGTCAGGGAATTTCCCTCATCATTTCCAAGGCGACCACAAGATAA
- a CDS encoding phosphoglycerate mutase, with protein MVKLVFARHGESEWNKANLFTGWADVDLSDKGTQQAIDAGKLIKEAGIEFDLAFTSVLKRAIKTTNLALEAADQLWVPVEKSWRLNERHYGGLTGKNKAEAAAEYGDEQVHIWRRSYDVLPPEMAKDDEHSAHTDRRYAHLDGSVIPDAENLKVTLERALPFWEDKIAPALKDGKNVFVGAHGNSIRALVKHIKQLSDDEIMDVEIPNFPPLVFELDENLNIVKEYYLET; from the coding sequence ATGGTAAAATTGGTTTTTGCTCGCCATGGTGAGTCTGAATGGAACAAAGCTAACCTTTTCACTGGTTGGGCTGATGTTGATTTGTCTGACAAAGGTACACAACAAGCAATCGACGCTGGTAAATTGATCAAAGAAGCTGGTATCGAGTTTGACTTGGCCTTCACTTCAGTATTGAAACGTGCAATCAAGACAACAAACTTGGCTCTTGAAGCTGCAGATCAATTGTGGGTACCAGTTGAAAAATCATGGCGTTTGAACGAGCGTCACTACGGTGGTTTAACAGGTAAAAACAAGGCTGAAGCTGCTGCTGAATATGGTGATGAGCAAGTACACATCTGGCGTCGTTCATACGATGTATTGCCACCAGAAATGGCAAAAGACGATGAGCATTCAGCACACACTGACCGTCGTTATGCTCACCTTGATGGCTCAGTTATCCCAGATGCTGAAAACTTAAAAGTAACGCTTGAGCGCGCTCTTCCATTCTGGGAAGACAAGATTGCTCCAGCCTTGAAAGATGGCAAAAATGTCTTCGTAGGTGCACACGGTAACTCTATCCGTGCCCTTGTAAAACACATCAAGCAACTGTCTGACGATGAAATCATGGATGTGGAAATCCCTAACTTCCCACCACTTGTGTTCGAATTGGACGAAAACCTCAACATCGTGAAAGAGTACTACTTGGAAACGTAA
- a CDS encoding discoidin domain-containing protein has product MSKQLFDKRQRFSIRRFTVGMASVAIGRTENAHFDVHSLLPTTSYRFRVTARNPLGSSEASEVLETDTIAKEPSLKVAIVNATASTAEQANEPLTNLYDDDDNTLYHSDWNNNRAVPSSLVIDLGESTAVDHLIYRPRDNAGNGNITGLSLEISQDGETWQAVGEPTTWLRNANEKAALLPEGTVTRYIKINWLSSVGGYVSGNELTVMAPAAVVEEELVTEKGNQLITICQL; this is encoded by the coding sequence ATTTCAAAGCAACTATTTGATAAGCGGCAACGTTTTTCTATTCGACGTTTTACTGTCGGTATGGCTTCGGTTGCGATTGGTCGGACAGAAAATGCTCACTTTGATGTGCACAGTCTTTTGCCAACTACAAGTTATCGATTCCGTGTGACAGCCCGTAATCCACTAGGTTCTTCAGAAGCATCTGAGGTTCTCGAAACCGATACAATTGCTAAAGAGCCAAGCTTGAAAGTAGCAATTGTCAATGCAACTGCAAGCACGGCAGAACAAGCAAATGAACCATTAACCAATCTTTACGATGATGATGATAATACACTTTACCATAGTGATTGGAACAATAATCGTGCTGTTCCGTCAAGTCTAGTTATTGATTTGGGAGAAAGTACAGCTGTCGATCACCTAATTTATCGTCCTCGCGATAACGCTGGTAATGGAAATATTACTGGATTGAGCCTTGAAATTAGTCAAGATGGTGAGACATGGCAAGCAGTCGGTGAACCAACAACCTGGCTTCGTAATGCGAACGAAAAAGCTGCTCTTCTACCAGAGGGGACCGTTACTCGCTACATCAAGATTAACTGGCTATCAAGTGTGGGTGGCTATGTATCTGGTAATGAGTTGACTGTCATGGCGCCAGCAGCAGTCGTTGAAGAAGAATTGGTGACGGAAAAAGGGAACCAGCTTATCACTATCTGCCAGCTTTGA
- a CDS encoding VOC family protein, producing MASKKMLHACLRVENLEASQKFYEEAFGFKETRRKDYPDHKFTLVYLALPGDEFEIELTYNYDHGPYVVGDGFSHLALSSDDLEGDNAKHKALGYPTTDLSGLPGNPGRYYFVTDPDGYRVEVIRAD from the coding sequence ATGGCAAGTAAAAAAATGTTGCACGCTTGTTTGCGTGTTGAAAACTTAGAAGCTTCTCAAAAGTTCTACGAAGAAGCCTTTGGATTTAAAGAAACCCGTCGTAAGGATTATCCGGACCACAAGTTTACCTTGGTGTATTTGGCACTTCCAGGTGATGAGTTTGAGATTGAATTGACTTATAATTACGATCATGGTCCTTATGTGGTTGGGGATGGTTTTTCACACCTGGCTCTCTCTTCCGATGATTTGGAAGGGGACAATGCTAAGCACAAGGCGCTTGGCTATCCAACGACAGACCTCAGTGGACTACCAGGCAATCCAGGACGATACTATTTTGTAACGGATCCAGATGGCTACCGTGTGGAAGTTATTCGCGCAGACTAA
- a CDS encoding polysaccharide deacetylase family protein: MRKQNVALLVVNSILFLVCLGMLVFAYGKYQEQALRDDVKQLKLNYSKESNVYRQAGKIGSEFVQVAIPEDEAGNPISVIQKEVLALVKKQFGQEGPQSRTTGLHFFSVDKENSEYKDIIAYRIRTRPYKVRGTKLVSQKKQDVEQILLTAEQEVFSLKHLVEDQGVFRAIVSSHLQRELASQGMEQAEIDQLLQKFGQEEVENLSFSYRESQFLLNLPEGYQVETLAISISELYDCLSGHHLTVTDQENYDKYQKEKEELANQKRIALTFDDGPNRQTTPKILDILKKYNVKATFFILGKNIAGNEDIIQRMVAEGHEIGNHTWNHPKLTGISPEAVQSEVGDTQAALEKILGYKPKLMRPPYGAVNQATMNVINMPIIYWSVDSNDWSSRNPAVILETIKANTIPGSIVLLHDIHPTSVESVEPTLQYFASQGFKLVTSSELLGQELNPQLIYYNQFDAGPGA, translated from the coding sequence ATGAGAAAACAAAATGTTGCGCTGTTGGTTGTCAATAGCATTCTTTTTTTAGTGTGCCTTGGCATGTTGGTCTTTGCTTATGGAAAATACCAGGAACAGGCCTTGAGAGATGACGTCAAACAGCTAAAATTAAACTATTCCAAGGAAAGCAATGTCTATCGTCAGGCTGGGAAAATCGGTTCAGAATTTGTTCAAGTTGCCATTCCAGAAGATGAAGCTGGGAATCCGATTTCGGTGATTCAGAAGGAGGTCCTAGCACTGGTGAAAAAGCAATTCGGCCAGGAAGGGCCTCAATCTAGAACGACAGGACTGCATTTTTTCAGTGTGGATAAGGAAAACTCTGAGTACAAAGACATCATAGCTTATCGGATTCGAACAAGGCCTTACAAGGTACGGGGAACCAAGTTGGTTTCTCAGAAAAAACAGGATGTGGAGCAGATTTTACTGACAGCGGAGCAAGAGGTCTTTAGTTTGAAACATTTGGTTGAGGACCAGGGAGTTTTTCGTGCCATTGTCTCATCTCATCTGCAGAGAGAATTGGCTAGTCAAGGCATGGAGCAGGCAGAAATCGACCAGCTTCTCCAGAAATTTGGCCAGGAAGAAGTGGAAAATCTATCCTTCAGCTACCGAGAGAGTCAGTTTCTGTTAAACCTGCCAGAAGGCTATCAAGTGGAGACCCTAGCCATTTCCATCTCAGAGCTCTATGATTGCTTGTCCGGCCATCATTTGACAGTCACAGATCAGGAAAACTACGACAAGTACCAAAAGGAAAAAGAAGAATTGGCCAATCAAAAACGGATTGCTCTGACCTTTGACGATGGTCCCAACCGCCAGACGACACCAAAGATTTTGGATATTTTGAAGAAATACAATGTTAAGGCAACATTCTTTATTTTAGGGAAAAATATTGCTGGCAATGAGGATATTATCCAGCGAATGGTGGCCGAAGGTCATGAAATTGGTAACCATACCTGGAACCATCCGAAGTTAACGGGCATCAGTCCAGAGGCTGTTCAGTCAGAAGTTGGTGACACCCAGGCTGCTCTGGAAAAGATTCTGGGCTACAAGCCCAAGCTCATGCGGCCGCCGTACGGAGCAGTCAATCAAGCGACCATGAATGTCATTAATATGCCCATTATCTATTGGTCAGTGGATTCCAATGACTGGTCCAGCCGGAATCCTGCGGTCATTCTGGAAACCATTAAGGCCAATACGATTCCTGGATCTATCGTTTTGCTCCACGATATCCATCCTACCAGTGTAGAAAGTGTCGAACCAACGCTCCAGTATTTTGCGAGCCAAGGCTTCAAGTTGGTGACTTCTAGTGAATTACTGGGGCAAGAACTAAATCCTCAATTGATTTATTACAATCAATTTGATGCCGGACCCGGCGCTTAA
- a CDS encoding 6-phospho-beta-glucosidase, which yields MPMVKLVTIGGGSSYTPELVEGMILRHTEVPIKEWWFVDIEDGREKLEIVVELAKRMVKKAGLDWEIHATLDRRSALKNADFVTSQFRVGQLQARYLDETIPLSHGFLGQETNGAGGIFKALRTIQAYKSIIADMKELCPDAWLINFTNPAGMVTEAIVNYLGWEKVIGLCNIPIGQKKAAAEVLGLQESEVMTRHIGLNHFHFHQVWDRFGKNRTMEVMEKLYGNQASRPADAVKNISNLEFSIDLLRTIGLLPCDYHRYYFLEKEMLDDALQQYQAGRVRAAVVQEVEKELFQLYADPHLQEKPKQLEKRGGAYYSDIACQLIVAIYNDSHQELTVSTVNRGVIPYLPENCVVEVTAIITAHGAIPLGCPPSPPLVTAYLKLMKEMELATVEAAVTGDYDLLLQAFYLNPLIANGPKAEELLKDLLLAHADYLPQFVSSIEAIKAERKV from the coding sequence ATGCCTATGGTTAAACTCGTAACAATAGGTGGTGGCTCAAGCTATACACCGGAACTGGTAGAAGGAATGATTCTAAGACATACCGAGGTACCTATCAAAGAATGGTGGTTTGTAGACATCGAAGATGGCCGAGAAAAATTGGAAATCGTGGTAGAACTTGCCAAACGCATGGTCAAAAAAGCTGGTCTTGACTGGGAAATTCATGCGACCTTGGATAGGAGAAGCGCTCTAAAAAATGCAGATTTTGTGACCTCTCAATTTCGGGTCGGTCAATTGCAGGCGCGATACTTGGATGAGACCATTCCTCTCAGTCATGGATTTTTAGGTCAAGAGACTAACGGAGCTGGAGGTATTTTTAAGGCTCTGCGGACCATTCAAGCCTATAAGAGCATCATTGCTGATATGAAAGAGCTCTGTCCAGATGCCTGGCTGATTAACTTTACGAATCCTGCTGGCATGGTGACGGAGGCTATTGTCAATTACCTGGGGTGGGAAAAGGTGATAGGTCTATGCAATATTCCGATTGGGCAAAAGAAAGCTGCCGCAGAGGTGCTTGGTCTTCAGGAATCTGAGGTTATGACCCGCCATATCGGTTTGAATCATTTTCATTTTCATCAGGTTTGGGACCGTTTTGGAAAAAATCGGACCATGGAAGTGATGGAGAAACTCTATGGAAATCAGGCAAGCCGTCCAGCAGATGCGGTGAAAAATATCAGTAATCTGGAATTTTCAATTGACTTACTTCGGACAATTGGCCTGCTGCCGTGTGACTATCACCGCTATTATTTTTTGGAAAAGGAGATGTTGGATGATGCCCTCCAGCAATACCAGGCTGGGCGGGTGCGTGCCGCAGTGGTCCAAGAGGTAGAAAAGGAACTGTTCCAGCTCTACGCCGACCCTCATTTACAAGAAAAGCCCAAGCAGTTGGAGAAACGGGGCGGAGCTTATTACAGCGACATTGCCTGCCAGTTGATTGTGGCCATTTACAATGACAGCCACCAGGAGTTAACCGTTTCGACGGTCAATCGGGGTGTGATTCCCTATCTACCAGAAAATTGTGTTGTGGAGGTGACTGCTATTATTACAGCTCATGGGGCTATTCCGCTCGGCTGTCCGCCAAGTCCACCTCTGGTGACTGCTTATTTGAAGCTAATGAAGGAGATGGAATTAGCAACGGTAGAAGCTGCGGTGACAGGTGATTATGACTTGCTCTTGCAAGCCTTCTATCTCAATCCCTTGATTGCCAACGGGCCTAAAGCAGAAGAACTATTAAAAGACCTATTGCTTGCACATGCGGATTATTTACCGCAATTTGTATCCAGCATTGAAGCCATCAAAGCAGAAAGGAAAGTATAA
- a CDS encoding glycoside hydrolase family 1 protein: protein MTEQGTFYQFPEGFLWGSSTSGPQSEGIEPGDGKGLNNWDYWFGIEPERFHGQIGPDVTSTFYKNYQTDIELLKETGHTIFRPSIQWSRLIPDGVGQVNPRAVEFYRDVFQQVNALGIKLLVNLYHFDLPYALQEKGGWESKETVWAYEAYARKCFELFGDLVDHWVTFNEPIVPVECGYLGSYHYPCKVDAKAAVAVAYHTQLASSLAVKACHELHPDHQISIVLNLTPAYPRSDSPEDQKAARIAELFQTKSFLDPSVLGAYPEELVAIIDEYGLRPDVTEEELAIIRENTVDFLGVNYYQPLRVQAPKVIFEEGDLLTTEHFFASYDMPGKKINPHRGWEIYERGLYDIAMNLKKDYGNIVWLVTENGMGVEGEEAFKEDGYIQDDYRIEFIQDHLIELHRAIQEGANCKGYMLWTFIDCWSWLNAYKNRYGLVELDLSTQKRIIKKSGYWFKEVSQANGFSR from the coding sequence ATGACAGAACAAGGGACATTTTATCAATTTCCAGAAGGATTTCTCTGGGGTTCATCCACCTCTGGTCCACAGAGTGAGGGGATAGAGCCAGGTGACGGAAAGGGCTTGAACAACTGGGATTACTGGTTTGGGATTGAGCCGGAGCGTTTCCATGGGCAGATTGGTCCGGATGTGACCTCCACTTTTTATAAAAACTATCAGACCGATATTGAGCTTTTGAAAGAAACGGGGCATACGATTTTTCGGCCATCTATCCAGTGGTCACGTTTAATCCCGGACGGTGTCGGTCAGGTCAATCCAAGGGCTGTGGAATTTTACCGGGATGTTTTTCAGCAGGTCAATGCCTTGGGTATCAAGTTGCTGGTCAATCTCTATCATTTTGACCTACCTTATGCTTTGCAGGAAAAAGGAGGATGGGAATCCAAGGAAACGGTTTGGGCCTATGAAGCCTACGCTCGGAAATGTTTTGAATTATTTGGGGATTTGGTGGACCACTGGGTGACCTTCAATGAGCCGATTGTGCCGGTAGAGTGTGGCTATCTGGGCTCCTACCATTATCCCTGTAAAGTTGATGCTAAGGCTGCAGTAGCGGTGGCTTACCATACTCAATTAGCCAGCTCCTTGGCAGTCAAGGCCTGTCATGAATTGCATCCAGACCATCAGATTTCTATTGTGCTCAATCTGACTCCTGCCTACCCAAGGAGTGACAGTCCTGAAGACCAGAAAGCTGCCCGCATTGCCGAACTTTTCCAGACCAAGAGCTTTTTGGATCCGTCTGTATTGGGGGCCTACCCAGAAGAATTGGTAGCCATTATCGATGAATACGGGCTCAGACCAGATGTTACAGAAGAGGAACTTGCTATCATCAGGGAAAATACGGTTGATTTCCTAGGGGTCAACTACTATCAGCCTCTCCGAGTACAGGCTCCGAAAGTAATCTTTGAGGAGGGTGACCTGTTGACGACGGAACATTTCTTTGCCTCTTATGATATGCCTGGCAAGAAAATCAACCCTCACCGTGGCTGGGAAATCTATGAACGTGGCCTTTATGACATTGCCATGAATTTGAAAAAGGACTATGGCAATATCGTTTGGCTGGTCACGGAAAACGGCATGGGCGTGGAAGGAGAAGAGGCCTTCAAAGAGGACGGCTATATTCAGGATGATTATCGGATTGAATTTATTCAAGACCATTTGATTGAGCTACATCGAGCCATTCAAGAAGGCGCCAATTGTAAGGGTTACATGCTTTGGACCTTTATTGACTGCTGGTCTTGGTTAAATGCTTATAAAAATAGATATGGCTTGGTTGAGCTGGATTTGAGCACTCAAAAGAGAATCATCAAAAAATCAGGTTATTGGTTTAAGGAAGTCAGTCAAGCCAACGGCTTTAGTAGGTAG
- a CDS encoding MupG family TIM beta-alpha barrel fold protein — protein MTNFGFSIYPERHGLEKCQSYIDLMERYGARRIFISLLQIGPDNSEVFDLYRSVISYANQKGMLVIADISPGFIESCGWKDSLIEKAHAFGVAGIRLDEALPLEEIVSLTQNPYQLKIELNMSTDKRLLTDLLQAGANRENIIACHNFYPHEYTALSEDYFLEMSEFYRQEGITSAAFVSSQTATEGPWPLSEGLPTLEEHRHQELARQIAWIKATGLIDWVLISNQFVIEEELESIQEVLDEDVLTFRVQLAEHVTDIEREIIDFSHNYRGDISAYVIRSTMPRIVYKDNSIPAQTDGYRKVEAGTVIIDNDLYGRYKGELHIVIKELELSPKANIVGTIHPEDWPLVSFLKPWQAFRLKVV, from the coding sequence ATGACAAACTTTGGATTTTCAATCTATCCGGAGCGACATGGCTTGGAGAAATGTCAGAGCTACATCGATTTGATGGAACGATATGGTGCAAGGAGGATTTTTATCAGCTTGCTCCAGATTGGGCCAGATAATTCCGAGGTGTTTGACCTGTATCGTTCAGTTATTTCCTATGCCAACCAAAAGGGGATGCTAGTGATTGCAGATATCAGTCCAGGATTCATTGAATCCTGTGGTTGGAAAGATTCCCTTATTGAAAAAGCGCATGCATTCGGAGTTGCAGGGATTCGCTTGGATGAAGCTCTGCCCTTGGAAGAAATTGTTTCTCTGACACAAAATCCTTATCAGCTGAAAATTGAGTTGAACATGAGTACAGATAAGAGATTATTGACAGATCTCTTGCAAGCAGGAGCTAATAGAGAGAATATAATTGCCTGTCATAATTTTTATCCCCATGAATATACGGCACTTTCGGAAGATTACTTTCTCGAAATGTCAGAGTTTTATAGACAAGAGGGGATTACATCGGCAGCCTTTGTCTCCTCGCAGACTGCAACAGAGGGCCCATGGCCCTTGTCTGAAGGGTTACCAACTCTAGAAGAACACCGTCATCAAGAATTAGCTCGTCAAATTGCGTGGATAAAAGCGACTGGTTTGATTGATTGGGTATTGATTTCCAATCAGTTCGTGATAGAAGAAGAATTAGAGTCTATTCAAGAGGTGCTCGATGAAGATGTTCTGACTTTCAGAGTGCAATTGGCAGAACACGTGACCGATATTGAGAGAGAGATTATTGATTTTAGTCACAATTATCGTGGGGATATCTCTGCTTATGTTATTCGTTCAACCATGCCACGAATTGTATATAAAGATAACTCTATTCCTGCTCAGACAGATGGATATCGCAAGGTAGAAGCCGGAACTGTCATCATTGATAATGACCTCTACGGTCGCTACAAAGGAGAACTCCACATTGTCATTAAGGAACTGGAGCTATCCCCTAAGGCAAATATCGTTGGAACCATACATCCTGAGGATTGGCCGTTGGTTTCCTTTTTGAAGCCATGGCAGGCCTTTCGCTTAAAAGTAGTTTAG
- a CDS encoding BglG family transcription antiterminator: MLSKKEIRLLEFLIDHPDDYVSSLEIAQQLHISDRTARTYLKQLTASLQNSGSQLLSKPGLGYHLQVDDSRAFETFWQSSLSSKRQLTNLHSVEEAVDRQRFVLNKLLFEGQSPTLAELERDLFISKTTLHSVIVDIRNLLSSYDMELNMTKAGLEITGKETAIRHFIMDYFFSEQLGKTLYGLVENNLLPSINFTEIMRIVIDECRDASLRLSDFVLQNLVLHIALMLQRMRAGSAIERFPISEQISRSKEYQVAQKILRKIEGAFDLLIPEEEANYIALHLKVKLTENLAKIDQAEVALRQQIQDSLLQLSRKIGLELSADQQLFKGILAHMLPLKIRLENGIVLDNPLTEEIRRDYAEVFDLTKEVFGQMPLFQGYKVSDDEWAYLSLHLMAAVERYNPQRKTKVLVVCSTGVGSALMLKNRLEKEFSSSIEIVDVVSYYEVTEERLSDVELIISSVSLSNLIFMTQVITVSVFLSGEDVSKIKQHLQQGLTFSMGEEHGENMDHVQARQIAEAVFGPSRIVVVDENRERMSLLEELTMKLNEASQPGFVETFLDQVHLRETYSSVVFEEMLAFPHPAVAMSYSEQIVVGISKEGIRWGEEGIVHFVFLLSPSKGRNSHIKYISPCLVEFVKDKDLQKRLLNNPTYDELVTIFIPLIQKHTKISSEEISDGREYSLLFSFSR; the protein is encoded by the coding sequence ATGCTATCAAAAAAGGAGATTCGATTATTAGAATTTCTAATCGACCATCCAGATGATTACGTTTCTAGTTTGGAAATTGCTCAGCAGCTGCATATTAGCGACCGTACGGCTAGAACCTATCTGAAGCAGTTAACGGCTTCGCTACAAAATAGCGGGAGTCAATTGCTATCAAAGCCTGGTCTCGGTTATCATCTGCAAGTGGATGATTCTCGTGCATTTGAAACCTTTTGGCAATCCTCCCTTTCTTCCAAAAGGCAGCTGACCAATCTTCATTCGGTGGAAGAAGCTGTGGACAGGCAGAGATTTGTGCTCAATAAGCTCTTGTTTGAAGGACAGTCGCCAACATTGGCGGAATTGGAAAGGGACTTATTTATCAGTAAAACAACCCTGCACTCGGTGATTGTTGATATCCGAAACCTATTGTCATCCTACGATATGGAATTAAATATGACAAAAGCAGGTTTAGAAATCACTGGTAAAGAGACGGCGATTCGGCATTTTATCATGGATTATTTTTTCAGCGAACAGCTAGGGAAAACCTTATATGGACTCGTTGAGAATAACCTCCTTCCATCCATCAATTTCACAGAAATTATGAGGATTGTGATTGATGAATGTCGGGATGCCAGTCTTCGTCTATCAGATTTTGTATTGCAAAATTTGGTCCTTCATATCGCCCTGATGTTGCAGCGGATGCGGGCTGGCTCTGCAATTGAACGCTTTCCCATTTCAGAACAAATTAGTCGCTCTAAGGAATATCAGGTTGCCCAAAAAATTCTCAGGAAAATTGAAGGAGCCTTTGACCTATTGATTCCTGAGGAAGAAGCAAATTATATTGCCCTTCATTTGAAGGTTAAGCTGACGGAAAATCTGGCCAAAATAGATCAGGCAGAAGTGGCCTTGAGACAGCAAATTCAAGATAGTTTGCTCCAATTGTCTCGTAAGATCGGTTTAGAACTTTCTGCCGATCAGCAGTTATTTAAAGGAATTCTAGCCCACATGTTGCCCCTAAAAATCCGACTGGAAAATGGGATTGTCTTGGATAATCCATTGACGGAGGAGATTCGTAGGGATTATGCGGAAGTCTTTGACCTCACAAAGGAGGTCTTTGGACAAATGCCCCTCTTTCAAGGTTATAAAGTTTCAGATGATGAATGGGCTTATCTTTCCCTGCACTTGATGGCGGCAGTTGAACGGTACAATCCACAGCGAAAGACAAAGGTATTGGTCGTTTGCTCAACAGGTGTCGGTAGTGCCTTGATGTTGAAAAATCGGCTGGAGAAAGAATTTTCTTCAAGTATAGAAATTGTAGATGTGGTCAGCTATTACGAGGTGACCGAGGAGCGATTGTCTGATGTTGAGTTGATTATCTCATCTGTCAGTCTATCCAATCTTATCTTTATGACACAGGTTATCACGGTTTCCGTTTTTCTATCCGGAGAGGACGTCTCAAAGATAAAGCAACATTTGCAGCAAGGTTTGACTTTTTCGATGGGTGAGGAACATGGGGAAAATATGGACCATGTTCAAGCGCGTCAGATTGCTGAGGCGGTCTTTGGACCGAGTCGGATTGTGGTAGTCGATGAAAATAGGGAACGAATGTCCCTGTTGGAAGAGTTGACAATGAAGCTGAATGAAGCTAGTCAGCCAGGTTTTGTAGAAACGTTTTTAGACCAGGTTCATCTGCGGGAGACCTATAGCTCTGTAGTATTTGAAGAAATGTTGGCCTTCCCTCATCCTGCGGTAGCAATGAGCTATTCAGAACAGATTGTAGTAGGCATTTCTAAAGAAGGTATCCGTTGGGGTGAGGAGGGAATCGTTCATTTTGTATTCTTACTATCCCCTTCAAAGGGGCGAAATTCTCACATAAAATATATATCCCCCTGTCTGGTCGAGTTTGTCAAAGACAAAGACCTACAAAAACGGTTGTTGAACAATCCAACCTATGATGAATTAGTAACTATTTTTATTCCCTTAATACAAAAACATACTAAGATTAGTAGTGAAGAAATCTCCGACGGGAGAGAGTACTCACTACTTTTTTCATTCTCAAGATGA